The Oncorhynchus tshawytscha isolate Ot180627B linkage group LG05, Otsh_v2.0, whole genome shotgun sequence genome includes a window with the following:
- the LOC112250818 gene encoding ras-related protein Rab-11B codes for MGNRDDEYDFLFKVVLIGDSGVGKSNLLSRFTRNEFNLESKSTIGVEFATRSIQVDGKMIKAQIWDTAGQERYRAITSAYYRGAVGALLVYDIAKHLTYENVERWLKELRDHADNNIVIMLVGNKSDLRHLRAVPTDEARAFAEKNTLSFIETSALDSTNVEEAFKNILTEIHRIVSQKQIADRSAHDESPGNNVVDISVPSTTDGQKNKLPCCQSL; via the exons ATGGGTAACAGAGATGATGAGTACGATTTCTTGTTCAAAG TGGTGCTGATCGGAGACTCTGGTGTGGGGAAGAGTAACCTACTGTCCCGTTTCACACGGAATGAGTTCAACCTGGAGAGCAAAAGCACCATCGGTGTGGAATTCGCCACCCGCAGCATCCAGGTGGACGGCAAGATGATAAAGGCCCAGATCTGGGATACAGCTGGACAGGAGCGCTACAGAGCCATCACCTCAGC GTACTACCGGGGGGCGGTGGGGGCTCTCCTAGTGTACGACATTGCCAAGCATCTAACCTATGAAAACGTGGAGCGCTGGCTGAAGGAGCTGAGGGATCATGCTGATAACAACATCGTCATCATGCTGGTGGGCAACAAGAGTGACCTGCGCCACCTTAGGGCAGTGCCCACGGACGAGGCTCGCGCCTTCGCAG aAAAGAATACACTATCATTTATTGAGACCTCAGCTTTGGACTCCACTAATGTAGAAGAGGCGTTCAAGAACATCCTCACAG AAATCCACCGAATCGTATCACAGAAGCAGATAGCTGACAGATCAGCACATGACGAGTCTCCAGGCAACAATGTAGTGGACATCAGTGTCCCCTCCACCACCGATGGGCAGAAAAACAAACTACCGTGCTGCCAAAGCCTGTGA
- the LOC112250819 gene encoding E3 ubiquitin-protein ligase MARCHF2 isoform X2, whose protein sequence is MTTGECCHLPGSLCDCTGNAALSKSVEESDNCRSQYVTQVTAKDGRLLSTVIKPVSTQSDGPICRICHEGANSEGLLSPCDCTGTLGTVHKSCLEKWLSSSNTSYCELCHTEFTIERKPRSLTEWMRDPGPRNEKRTLFCDMLCFLFITPLAAISGWLCLRGAQDHLHFNSRLEAVGLIALTIALFTIYVLWTLVSFRYHCQLYSEWRRTNQKVRLLLPDAKVLHIRL, encoded by the exons ATGACGACAGGGGAGTGTTGCCACCTCCCGGGCTCTCTGTGTGACTGCACTGGCAACGCTGCCCTGTCCAAAAGTGTGGAGGAGTCGGATAACTGCAGATCACAGTATGTCACCCAGGTCACAGCTAAAGATGGACGGCTGCTCTCCACTGTCATCAAACCCGTGAGCACACAGAG CGATGGGCCAATCTGCCGGATCTGCCATGAGGGGGCCAACAGCGAGGGCCTCCTGTCCCCCTGCGACTGCACAGGGACTCTGGGCACAGTGCACAAGAGCTGCCTGGAGAAGTGGCTCTCCTCCTCCAACACCAGTTACTGTGAGCTGTGCCACACAGAGTTCACAATTGAGCGGAAGCCCAGGTCCCTCACAGAG TGGATGCGGGACCCGGGCCCTCGGAACGAGAAGCGCACGTTGTTCTGTGACATGCTGTGCTTCCTGTTCATCACGCCCCTGGCAGCCATCTCTGGCTGGCTGTGTCTGAGGGGAGCTCAGGACCACCTGCACTTCAACAGCAGACTGGAGGCCGTGGGCCTCATCGCCCTCACCATCGCCCTCTTCACCATTTACGTCCTCTGGACTCTG GTATCATTCCGCTACCACTGTCAGCTCTACTCTGAGTGGAGACGAACCAACCAGAAAGTACGCCTGCTCCTTCCAGACGCGAAGG TTCTCCACATCCGACTATAA
- the LOC112250819 gene encoding E3 ubiquitin-protein ligase MARCHF2 isoform X1 gives MTTGECCHLPGSLCDCTGNAALSKSVEESDNCRSQYVTQVTAKDGRLLSTVIKPVSTQSDGPICRICHEGANSEGLLSPCDCTGTLGTVHKSCLEKWLSSSNTSYCELCHTEFTIERKPRSLTEWMRDPGPRNEKRTLFCDMLCFLFITPLAAISGWLCLRGAQDHLHFNSRLEAVGLIALTIALFTIYVLWTLVSFRYHCQLYSEWRRTNQKVRLLLPDAKGGHSSQHSLLSTKLLKKTADETIV, from the exons ATGACGACAGGGGAGTGTTGCCACCTCCCGGGCTCTCTGTGTGACTGCACTGGCAACGCTGCCCTGTCCAAAAGTGTGGAGGAGTCGGATAACTGCAGATCACAGTATGTCACCCAGGTCACAGCTAAAGATGGACGGCTGCTCTCCACTGTCATCAAACCCGTGAGCACACAGAG CGATGGGCCAATCTGCCGGATCTGCCATGAGGGGGCCAACAGCGAGGGCCTCCTGTCCCCCTGCGACTGCACAGGGACTCTGGGCACAGTGCACAAGAGCTGCCTGGAGAAGTGGCTCTCCTCCTCCAACACCAGTTACTGTGAGCTGTGCCACACAGAGTTCACAATTGAGCGGAAGCCCAGGTCCCTCACAGAG TGGATGCGGGACCCGGGCCCTCGGAACGAGAAGCGCACGTTGTTCTGTGACATGCTGTGCTTCCTGTTCATCACGCCCCTGGCAGCCATCTCTGGCTGGCTGTGTCTGAGGGGAGCTCAGGACCACCTGCACTTCAACAGCAGACTGGAGGCCGTGGGCCTCATCGCCCTCACCATCGCCCTCTTCACCATTTACGTCCTCTGGACTCTG GTATCATTCCGCTACCACTGTCAGCTCTACTCTGAGTGGAGACGAACCAACCAGAAAGTACGCCTGCTCCTTCCAGACGCGAAGGGTGGGCATTCTAGCCAGCATTCCTTGCTCTCCACAAAGCTGCTGAAAAAGACAGCTGACGAGACCATAGTATGA
- the LOC112250821 gene encoding ras-related protein Rab-11B, translated as MGTRDDEYDYLFKVVLIGDSGVGKSNLLSRFTRNEFNLESKSTIGVEFATRSIQVDGKMIKAQIWDTAGQERYRAITSAYYRGAVGALLVYDIAKHLTYENVERWLKELRDHADNNIVIMLVGNKSDLRHLRAVPTDEARAFAEKNTLSFIETSALDSTNVEEAFKNILTEIHRIVSQKQIADRSAHDESPGNNVVDISVPPTTDGQKNKLPCCQSL; from the exons TGGTGCTGATCGGAGACTCTGGTGTGGGGAAGAGTAACCTACTGTCCCGTTTCACACGGAATGAGTTCAACCTGGAGAGCAAAAGCACCATCGGTGTGGAATTCGCCACCCGCAGCATCCAGGTGGACGGCAAGATGATAAAGGCCCAGATCTGGGATACAGCTGGACAGGAGCGCTACAGAGCCATCACCTCAGC GTACTACCGGGGGGCGGTGGGGGCTCTCCTAGTGTACGACATTGCCAAGCATCTAACCTATGAAAACGTGGAGCGCTGGCTGAAGGAGCTGAGGGATCATGCTGATAACAACATCGTCATCATGCTGGTGGGCAACAAGAGTGACCTGCGCCACCTCAGGGCAGTGCCCACGGACGAGGCTCGCGCCTTCGCAG aAAAGAATACACTATCATTTATTGAGACCTCAGCTTTGGACTCCACTAATGTAGAAGAGGCGTTCAAGAACATCCTCACAG AAATCCACCGAATCGTATCACAGAAGCAGATAGCTGACAGATCAGCACATGACGAGTCTCCAGGCAACAATGTAGTGGACATCAGTGTCCCCCCCACCACCGATGGGCAGAAAAACAAACTACCGTGCTGCCAAAGCCTGTGA